Proteins encoded together in one Solanum lycopersicum chromosome 7, SLM_r2.1 window:
- the LOC101248989 gene encoding probable receptor-like protein kinase At2g42960 → MSSGDLKSDLSRKTSFLGLKLWVVMGLCVGVFIVGILCMLSIWVTCRRKSRRTLDGYSHCQIPHVSKDIKVDRVGAANVHDHPESLFLTIHDKPNETTSEKMLVHLGRSKSSDADNISQCSSIYHHERGFSSQSGEEGSSGTVRKQPSYGIAMPSPLIGLPEVSQLGWGHWFTLRDLELATNRFSAENVLGEGGYGVVYKGRLINGTEVAVKKLLNNLGQAEKEFRVEVEAIGHVRHKNLVRLLGYCIEGVHRMLVYEYVNNGNLEQWLHGAMRHHGTLTWEARVKVLLGTAKALAYLHEAIEPKVIHRDIKSSNILIDDAFNAKVSDFGLAKLLDSGESHITTRVMGTFGYVAPEYANTGLLNEKSDIYSFGVLVLEAVTGRDPVDYSRSANEVNLVEWLKMMVGNRRAEEVVDSDIEVRPSTRALKRALLVALRCVDPDSEKRPRMSQVVRMLETEEVPYREDRRNRRSRTASMEIESVKESCSSSADVESKVGRADSSTSDTILG, encoded by the exons ATGTCTTCTGGGGACTTGAAAAGTGATTTGTCTAGGAAGACATCATTTTTGGGTCTCAAACTATGGGTTGTAATGGGGTTATGTGTTGGTGTATTTATCGTTGGGATACTATGTATGTTGTCGATATGGGTAACGTGTAGGAGAAAATCTAGAAGGACGTTGGACGGGTATTCCCATTGCCAAATACCCCATGTTTCTAAGGATATTAAGGTTGATAGAGTAGGTGCTGCGAATGTACATGATCATCCTGAAAGCTTGTTTCTAACTATTCACGATAAACCAAATGAAACAACGTCGGAGAAGATGTTAGTCCATTTGGGTAGGAGCAAATCAAGTGATGCTGATAACATCAGCCAATGTAGTTCAATATATCATCATGAAAGGGGCTTTAGTTCACAGTCAGGGGAAGAGGGAAGTTCAGGAACAGTGCGAAAACAACCATCCTATGGTATTGCAATGCCTTCTCCTTTGATTGGCTTGCCAGAAGTCTCACAGCTCGGGTGGGGCCATTGGTTCACGCTTAGAGATCTTGAACTTGCAACAAATCGTTTCTCTGCTGAGAATGTGCTTGGCGAAGGTGGATATGGTGTGGTTTACAAAGGAAGGTTGATCAATGGTACAGAAGTTGCTGTAAAGAAGCTCCTAAATAATCT TGGCCAAGCTGAGAAAGAGTTTCGGGTTGAAGTAGAGGCAATTGGTCATGTTAGACACAAGAATCTAGTGCGTCTTCTTGGTTATTGCATTGAAGGCGTTCACAG GATGCTGGTTTATGAGTATGTCAATAATGGAAACTTGGAGCAGTGGCTGCATGGAGCTATGAGACATCACGGTACACTTACATGGGAAGCCCGTGTGAAGGTTCTCCTTGGTACTGCAAAAGC GCTTGCTTACTTGCATGAAGCCATAGAACCTAAAGTAATCCACCGAGACATTAAGTCTAGTAATATCTTGATTGATGACGCGTTCAATGCCAAGGTCTCTGATTTTGGATTGGCAAAACTATTAGACTCAGGAGAGAGCCACATCACCACCCGAGTCATGGGTACATTTGG ATATGTGGCTCCAGAATATGCTAATACTGGATTGTTAAATGAGAAGAGCGATATTTACAGTTTTGGTGTTCTAGTGCTAGAAGCAGTGACTGGTAGAGATCCTGTGGACTACAGCCGTTCTGCTAATGAG gtTAATCTTGTTGAATGGCTCAAAATGATGGTTGGAAATCGAAGGGCCGAGGAAGTTGTGGATTCTGATATTGAAGTTAGGCCTAGTACTCGTGCTCTGAAACGGGCACTTCTGGTTGCACTTAGATGTGTTGATCCTGATTCAGAAAAACGACCCCGGATGAGCCAAGTAGTTAGAATGCTTGAAACTGAAGAAGTTCCATATCGCGAG GATCGACGAAACAGGAGAAGTAGAACAGCCAGCATGGAGATAGAATCAGTAAAGGAAAGTTGCAGCAGCTCAGCTGATGTGGAAAGCAAGGTGGGGAGAGCAGATAGCAGCACATCTGATACAATTCTTGGATAG